One stretch of Segatella copri DNA includes these proteins:
- the sufB gene encoding Fe-S cluster assembly protein SufB, which translates to MAEIEKEQNQVVKDVIDQKYEYGFTTDVHTEIIEKGLNEDVVRLISQKKGEPDWMLEFRLKAYNYWKTLKEPKWGHVHVPPIDYQEISYYADPLAKKPKNKEIDPELEKTFDKLGIPLEERLALSGTAVDAIMDSVSVKTTFKEKLREKGVIFCSIGEAVKEHPDLVREYLGTVVPYRDNFYAALNSCVFSDGSFVYIPKGVRCPMELSSYFRINARNTGQFERTLIIADDDAYVSYLEGCTAPMRDENQLHAAIVEIIVKDNAEVKYSTVQNWYPGDEHGKGGVLNLVTKRGDLRGVNSKLSWTQVETGSAITWKYPSCILRGDNSVAEFYSVAVTNNYQEADTGTKMIHMGKNTKSTIISKGISAGHSQNSYRGLVRATSNADNARNYSSCDSLLLGSDCGAHTFPYMDAHNDTAVFEHEATTSKISEDQLFYCNQRGIPTEEAVGLIVNGYAKDVLNKLPMEFAVEAQKLLSVSLEGTVG; encoded by the coding sequence ATGGCAGAAATAGAGAAAGAACAGAATCAGGTTGTCAAGGATGTGATAGACCAGAAATACGAGTATGGTTTTACCACCGATGTACATACTGAAATCATAGAAAAGGGTCTCAACGAGGATGTTGTGCGCCTGATCTCGCAGAAGAAGGGAGAGCCAGACTGGATGCTCGAATTTCGTCTGAAAGCCTACAATTACTGGAAGACGCTCAAGGAGCCAAAGTGGGGACACGTTCACGTGCCACCTATTGACTACCAGGAGATTTCATACTATGCCGACCCTTTGGCAAAGAAGCCGAAGAATAAGGAGATTGATCCTGAGCTGGAGAAGACATTCGATAAACTTGGTATTCCTCTGGAGGAGCGCTTGGCTTTGAGCGGCACTGCCGTGGATGCCATCATGGACTCTGTGTCGGTAAAGACTACTTTCAAGGAGAAACTCCGTGAAAAGGGCGTCATCTTCTGCAGTATCGGTGAGGCTGTGAAGGAGCATCCTGATTTGGTAAGAGAGTATCTGGGAACCGTAGTTCCTTATCGTGATAACTTTTATGCAGCCTTGAACAGTTGCGTATTCAGTGATGGCTCATTCGTTTATATTCCTAAGGGTGTCCGCTGTCCGATGGAGTTGAGCAGTTACTTCCGCATCAATGCCCGTAACACCGGTCAGTTTGAGCGTACATTGATCATCGCCGATGATGATGCCTACGTTTCTTACCTAGAGGGATGTACAGCGCCAATGCGTGATGAGAACCAGCTTCATGCAGCTATCGTAGAGATTATCGTCAAGGATAATGCTGAGGTGAAATACTCTACCGTTCAGAACTGGTATCCTGGTGATGAGCATGGTAAGGGTGGTGTGCTGAACCTGGTAACCAAGCGAGGCGACTTGCGCGGTGTGAACTCTAAGTTGAGCTGGACTCAGGTAGAGACGGGTTCTGCGATTACCTGGAAGTATCCTTCCTGTATCTTGCGTGGCGACAACTCTGTAGCTGAGTTCTACAGCGTGGCTGTTACCAACAACTATCAGGAGGCTGATACCGGTACCAAGATGATTCACATGGGTAAGAACACCAAGAGCACCATCATTTCGAAGGGTATCTCGGCTGGTCATAGCCAGAACTCCTATCGTGGTCTGGTTCGTGCTACATCCAATGCCGACAATGCCCGCAACTACAGTTCCTGCGACTCTTTGTTGCTGGGCAGCGATTGTGGAGCGCATACCTTCCCATATATGGATGCCCATAACGATACAGCCGTGTTCGAGCATGAGGCAACTACCTCGAAGATTTCAGAAGACCAGCTCTTCTATTGCAATCAGCGAGGTATTCCTACCGAGGAGGCTGTCGGCTTGATCGTAAACGGTTATGCCAAGGATGTGCTCAACAAGTTGCCTATGGAGTTTGCCGTTGAGGCACAGAAACTCCTGAGTGTTTCACTCGAAGGAACCGTAGGATAG
- the sufC gene encoding Fe-S cluster assembly ATPase SufC, which produces MLEVKNLHATIAGKEILKGINLTINDGEIHAIMGPNGSGKSTLSAVLTGNPLYTVTEGEAIFNGKNLLDMKPEDRAREGLFLSFQYPVEIPGVSMTNFMRAAINAKREYQGLEPLNTSEFMKLMREKRELVELDSKLARRSVNEGFSGGEKKRNEIFQMAMLEPKLSILDETDSGLDVDAMRIVADGVNKMHTDKTSAIVITHYERLLDMIKPSVVHVLYKGRIVKTAGPELAKEIEARGYDWIKAEVDEK; this is translated from the coding sequence ATGTTAGAGGTAAAGAATCTGCATGCTACTATTGCAGGCAAAGAAATATTGAAAGGTATCAACCTGACTATCAACGACGGTGAGATACATGCTATCATGGGACCAAACGGTTCCGGTAAGTCAACCTTGAGCGCTGTGCTCACAGGTAACCCTCTCTATACCGTAACCGAGGGTGAGGCTATCTTCAACGGCAAGAACCTTCTGGATATGAAGCCAGAGGACCGTGCCCGTGAAGGCTTGTTCCTCTCTTTCCAGTATCCGGTGGAGATTCCTGGCGTATCCATGACCAACTTCATGCGTGCGGCTATCAATGCCAAGCGTGAGTATCAGGGTTTGGAACCATTGAATACAAGCGAATTCATGAAGCTGATGCGTGAGAAGCGCGAGTTGGTGGAATTGGATAGCAAGTTGGCTCGCCGTTCTGTAAATGAAGGTTTCTCGGGTGGTGAGAAGAAGCGCAACGAGATTTTCCAGATGGCTATGCTGGAGCCAAAGCTTTCTATTCTCGATGAAACCGACTCTGGTCTCGACGTGGATGCGATGCGTATCGTGGCTGACGGTGTGAACAAGATGCATACCGACAAGACTTCTGCCATCGTCATCACTCATTATGAGCGTCTGCTCGATATGATTAAGCCAAGTGTGGTTCACGTACTCTATAAGGGTAGAATTGTGAAGACTGCCGGTCCTGAACTTGCCAAGGAGATTGAGGCTCGTGGCTACGATTGGATCAAGGCTGAAGTAGATGAGAAATAA
- the sufD gene encoding Fe-S cluster assembly protein SufD has translation MLSEKQYLDLYQSSSRMIKKNSAEVLNAVRDAAFEDFRRLGFPSRKVERYKYTDMSAIFEPDYGLNLNRLEIPVDPYEAFRCDVPNLSTSLYFVVNDAFYNKALPKVELPEGVIVDSLNKIAAENPEFIEKYYAKIAKTDEDGITALNTFLAQDGLLIYVPKNVKVERTIQVINILRSDVDLMVNRRVLIVMEQGAEAKFLFCDHAADDKNFLATQVIEAYVGENASLDLYCLEETHYKNRRVSNVYIEQQANSRVNHNVITLHNGITRNRLDLVFKGDGAECFCNGCVIADKNQVVDNNTLIDHQVGHCTSNELYKYVLDGEARGAFAGRVLVRHGAQKTVSQETNQNLCATKTARMFTQPMLEIYADDVKCAHGSTVGQLNDAALFYMQQRGVSREEAKLLLQFAFINEVIDKMELEPLRDRLHHLVEKRFRGELNKCEGCKLCK, from the coding sequence ATGCTTTCAGAAAAACAATATTTAGACTTGTATCAGTCTTCTTCGAGAATGATCAAGAAGAACAGTGCTGAGGTGCTCAATGCGGTGCGCGATGCTGCATTCGAGGACTTCCGTCGCCTGGGCTTCCCTTCCCGAAAGGTAGAAAGATACAAGTATACAGATATGAGCGCCATCTTCGAGCCAGACTATGGCTTGAACTTGAACCGTCTGGAAATTCCGGTAGATCCATACGAGGCTTTCCGCTGCGATGTGCCTAACCTGAGCACTTCGCTCTACTTCGTGGTGAACGATGCTTTCTATAACAAGGCATTGCCAAAGGTGGAGTTGCCAGAGGGTGTTATCGTGGACTCTTTGAACAAGATTGCTGCAGAAAACCCTGAATTCATCGAGAAATACTACGCTAAGATTGCCAAAACCGATGAAGATGGCATCACGGCATTGAATACATTTCTGGCACAGGATGGCTTGCTGATTTATGTTCCAAAGAACGTGAAGGTGGAGCGAACCATTCAGGTTATCAATATCCTTCGTTCAGATGTAGATTTGATGGTAAACCGTCGTGTTCTCATCGTTATGGAACAGGGTGCTGAGGCCAAGTTCCTCTTCTGCGACCATGCTGCTGATGATAAGAACTTCCTCGCTACTCAGGTTATCGAGGCTTATGTTGGTGAGAATGCCAGTCTCGACCTCTATTGTCTGGAGGAGACTCATTACAAGAACCGTCGTGTCAGCAACGTGTATATCGAGCAGCAGGCTAACAGCCGCGTGAACCATAACGTCATCACGCTTCATAACGGTATTACCCGCAACCGCCTCGACCTCGTATTCAAGGGCGATGGAGCTGAGTGCTTCTGCAATGGTTGTGTGATTGCCGACAAGAACCAGGTGGTTGACAACAATACGCTTATCGATCACCAGGTGGGTCATTGTACCAGCAACGAGCTTTATAAGTATGTACTCGATGGTGAGGCACGTGGTGCTTTTGCCGGTAGAGTGTTGGTTCGTCATGGTGCCCAGAAAACTGTTTCTCAGGAAACCAACCAGAACCTCTGTGCTACGAAGACTGCCCGTATGTTCACCCAGCCGATGCTGGAGATTTATGCCGATGATGTGAAGTGTGCGCATGGAAGTACTGTTGGTCAGCTCAACGATGCCGCATTGTTCTATATGCAGCAGCGTGGTGTGAGCCGCGAGGAGGCTAAGTTGCTCCTTCAGTTTGCATTTATCAATGAAGTCATCGATAAGATGGAGCTGGAGCCATTGCGTGACCGCCTGCATCATCTCGTAGAGAAGCGATTCCGTGGTGAACTCAATAAGTGTGAGGGCTGCAAGCTTTGCAAGTAG